One genomic window of Glycine max cultivar Williams 82 chromosome 16, Glycine_max_v4.0, whole genome shotgun sequence includes the following:
- the LOC100782874 gene encoding trihelix transcription factor ASIL2 — MDDDDEIQSHPSPASGSPPSSPRSNGRITVTVAAPAPQAQPPPPNSLALALPIQQPAKGNGGGGGGGGGGGGREDCWSEGATAVLIDAWGERYLELSRGNLKQKHWKEVAEIVSGREDFTKAPKTDIQCKNRIDTVKKKYKSEKAKIAAGATSKWPFYDRLEQLIGPSAKIPGAGNSNSQPQKVPLGIPVGVRSSANQFHHPHKQPQRQQPQSVPLKNQKIQFRRRGPPVDSDSEERDASSPASSDSFPPESFERKRPRLMSSNTAKGSGERRKAKGWGSAVRELTQAILKFGEAYEQAESSKLQQVVEMEKQRMKFAKDLELQRMQFFLKTQLEISQLKLGRKGGNPSNNLNGTTNNNNNNHNNNSDSE, encoded by the coding sequence ATGGACGACGACGACGAGATCCAGTCGCATCCTTCGCCGGCGAGCGGATCCCCTCCGTCGTCGCCGAGGTCGAACGGTCGGATAACGGTGACGGTCGCGGCTCCGGCGCCGCAGGCGCAGCCACCACCGCCGAATAGTCTGGCATTAGCGCTTCCGATTCAGCAGCCGGCGAAGGGGAAcggcggaggaggaggaggaggaggaggcggtGGAGGGAGGGAGGATTGCTGGAGCGAAGGCGCGACGGCGGTGCTGATCGACGCGTGGGGAGAGAGGTATCTGGAACTGAGCAGAGGAAATCTGAAGCAGAAGCACTGGAAGGAGGTGGCGGAGATCGTGAGCGGACGAGAGGATTTCACGAAGGCGCCGAAGACAGATATCCAGTGCAAAAACCGGATCGACACCGTTAAGAAGAAGTACAAATCGGAGAAGGCGAAGATCGCCGCCGGTGCCACCAGCAAGTGGCCGTTCTACGACCGATTGGAACAATTAATTGGTCCTAGCGCCAAGATCCCCGGCGCCGGAAACAGTAATTCACAACCGCAGAAAGTTCCGTTAGGGATTCCGGTCGGTGTTCGCAGCAGCGCGAATCAGTTTCACCATCCTCACAAACAGCCACAGAGGCAGCAACCACAATCGGTTCCGTTGAAGAACCAGAAGATTCAGTTCCGGCGCCGCGGTCCTCCGGTGGATTCCGATTCGGAGGAGCGCGACGCGTCGTCGCCGGCGTCGAGCGACAGTTTTCCGCCGGAGAGCTTCGAGCGGAAGAGGCCGCGGTTGATGAGTTCTAACACCGCGAAAGGAAGCGGAGAAAGACGGAAGGCGAAGGGTTGGGGAAGCGCGGTGAGGGAACTGACTCAGGCGATTCTGAAATTCGGTGAGGCTTATGAACAAGCAGAGAGTTCGAAGCTGCAGCAGGTGGTGGAGATGGAGAAGCAGAGGATGAAGTTCGCGAAGGATTTGGAGTTGCAGAGAATGCAGTTTTTCTTGAAGACGCAGCTGGAGATTTCGCAGCTCAAGCTTGGAAGGAAAGGTGGTAACCCTAGCAACAATCTCAATGGCACcaccaacaataacaacaacaatcatAACAATAATAGTGACAGTGAATGA